The genomic region GGGGTAGGAGGGACAAAGATGTCACAGGAGAGGagtgggacagggacaggacagGGACGTAACGGGGCAGGAGGGACAAGGATGTGGCAGGAGAGGGATGGGATGGTGACAggacagggacatggggcaggagggatggggatgggatggggcaggagggacaaGGATGTGGCAGgagagggatgggatggggacaggacgGGGATGGGACAGGGGCACAATGGGAGGGACAGGGACACGGTGGGAGagagatgggatggggacattttggggcaggagaggggtggGACGGTGACAGGACAGGGacgtggggcaggagggatggagTAGGAGGGACAGGGACGTTTTGGGTCAGGGAGGGAGACaagatggggcaggagggacaaGGATGCGGCAGGAGAGGGGTGGGATGGTGACAGGACAGGGAcatggtggggcaggagggataGGGACGTTTTGAGGCAGGGACAGGGACGTAACGGGGCAGAAGGGACAAGgatggggcaggagaggggtgggatggggacaggagagggacatggggcaggagggacagggatgggatggggtaGGAGGGACGGGGACGttttggggcagggatggggacaaggatggggacaggagagggatgggatgggacaggggCACAATgggagggacagggatgggacgGGGACATTTTGGGGCAGGGACGGGGGCaagaaggggcaggagggacaaggatggggcaggagaggggtggGACGGTGACAGGACAGGGAcatggtggggcaggagggatgggacagcagggacagggacGTAACGGGGCAGGAGGGACAAGGATGTGGCAGGAGAGGGGTGGGACGGGACAGGGACATGgtgggagagggatggggacatttggggacagggacaggggcaggagaggggtgggatggggcagggacGGGATGGGACAGTGGGGACAGTGATGGGATGGGAGGGACAGGAGGGACAGGGGCAGGAGGGACGGGGACAGGGTGGGCCGGGGCCATTTTGGGGCCGGGGCCACCCCGTGTCCCTTGTCCCCAGCCGTGGTGGTGGGCGCCGACCGCGTGGCCGCCAACGGGGACACGGCCAACAAGATCGGCACGTACCAGCTGGCGGTGGCGGCGCGGCACCACGGGGTCCCCTTCTACGTGGCCGCCCCCAGCTCGTCCTGTGACATGACGCTGGCCGGTGGCACCGACATCGTCCTCGAGGAGCGGCCGGGCCGGGAGCTCACCCACCTGCGGGGCCTCTGCCTCGCCCCCCCGGGTGGGTGCCACGCGGGTCccatgtggggctgggggtcccaTATGGGGTGGGGAGGTCCCATATGGAGTTGGGGGTCCCatatggggtggggggctccTATATAAGACAGGGGGGGTCCCATATGAGGCTGGGGGTCCCATATGGAGTGGGGGGTCCTATATGGGGTGGGGAGGTCCCatatggggtggggggtcctgTATGAGGCAGAGGGGTGCTATATAAGACAGGGGGGTCCCatatggggctgggggtcccaTATGGAGTGGGGGGGTCCCATATGGGGCAGAGGGTCCCATATGGGGCAGAGGGTCCCATATAGGGTGGGTAAGTCGTATATAGGGCAGGGGGCTCCCATATGAGGCTGGGAGTCCTATATGGGGTGGGGAGGTCCCATATGGAGTGGGGGGTCCTATATAAGACGGGGGATCCCATATGGGGCAGGTAGGTCCCATATAGGGTGGATAGGTCCTATATAGGGAcctgacacccccccccccgcctcagATATCGACGTGTGGAACCCGGCCTTTGACGTCACCCCCCATGACCTCATCACCGGCGGCATCGTCACCGAGTGGGGGGTGTTCGCCCCCGCCGAGCTGCGCCACGCGCTGGCGGAGCGCGGCGCCGCCGCTGGGGGGCAGTAAAGGGCCTTTGGGAACCGCTTCCGCCTCGCTGAATCCCGGCGTGCCTTGCGTCGCGCCTCGCTGTATCCCGGCGTGCCTTGCGCCGCGCCTCGGCGTCGTTCGCGCCTCAGTGTATCCCGGCGTTCTTTGCGCCGCGCCTCGCTGTATCCCGGCGTCCTTCGCGCCTCGTATCCCGGCGTGCCTTGCACCTCGCTGTATCCCGGCGTACCTTGCGCCGCGCCTCGCTGTATCCCGGCATACCTTGCGCCGCGCCTCGCTGCGCCGCTATATCCCGCCGTCCTTCGCGCCTCGCTGTATCCCGGCATGCCTTGCGCCTCGCCTCAGTGTATCCCGGCGTGCCCTGCGCGCGGGAACCCGGAAGTGCCGTGGTGGTGGAGGCGACATGGCGCAGGGGACGCCCAAGGCGGCGGCCAAGcggcccgggcgggcggcggcggcggcggagacCCGGGCACGGGGGCCGCGGAAGGGAGGTgaggggcggccgggccccggggggggccgggaggggggggctggAGAGGGAGGCCTGGAGGCGGAGgcctggagaaggaggggggggCCCTTGGAGAGGGGGCAGCGGAGGTCGGGGGATCtcgggggggggcaccgggggtgggggggcctcgggggggggggagcagcgGGGATGGGGGGACCCCGGGGGGCTCCGGCGCTGCCCCCCACCCGCTGCCCTTCCCCCCCCTAGGCCGCACGATCGCCCCCAAGAAGCTCCGTGTGatccagcagcagaagctgaagaaggtgaggggaggggggggcagggggaggttGGGTGGGCCCGGGGGggtcccatgggtgcccccccccctcgctgaccccccccccaaatccgCAGCGCCTCGAGGTCGGCATCCGCATGAAGATCGAGCACGAGGCCGTGCAGCGGGCGAGCACCGGCCTCCCCAAGAAGCTCGCGCTGGtcgccgccccctcccccccccaccaccgcCACCCCCCCCCGGAAGGGTAAAGCCAAGAAGggacggggctgagcccccctccccccccccctcagaCCCCCCCCGAGGCGCACGGCGGGGGCAGGAGCTGTCACAAACGCGTCCGGTCTCAGCGTCGCTGTAATTGTTTAATAAATGGGATGGGGGGAGCgcggctgcccccccccccccccccccccgctggTGCCCCCTAAAatgatttggggggggggggagacaCCGTGCGCGGGGAAGGAGCTGGgcccgggggggggtcccagggtcGAGATCTCGGGGGTGGAGGGGGCACCATGGGGGTGTTGGGGCGGTCCCggagccggggtggggggggtggtcCGGGGGCTCCCGGGGTCGGCGGTGGCCAGGGGGGGTGGGACGGGGCAGCCCTGGGTGGCGGGGAGGGGGTCGCGGGGCAGCACGGAGGGTGTCTGGGCGGCCCCAGAGCCGGGGGGGGGGTGCCCGGGGTCGTTggtgccccggggaggggggggagtcccgggggggtcccggtgtcCCCGGGGGGGAGGCGGGTCCCAGGGTCGAGATctcggggggtggggggtgtcaCGGGGGGTGTCGGGGCGGCTCTGGAGCCCGGGGGGTTCCCGGGGTCGGGGGGGGTcgcgggggggtcccggtgtccccggggggggtccccgccccgcccccgtTACGCGATCGCGGTTCCCGACGCCGCCACAACTTTATGAATGGGCTCGccgaggccacgccccctcgGGCGAGGCACCGCCTTCCCGCGCCCTGATTGGTCCGCTGCGCCGTGATTGACAGCTCGCCCCCACCTCGGGTTGATTGACAGCGGAAGGAGCCGCCGGCGGCCAATCGGCGGGCGGCGTGGGCGGGGTTTACGCTGCGGTTGAGCCTTAAAGGCGCCGCGTCCCgtttcggggggggggggacaggcgACACGTGGGCACCCCCTTGGGGGGTGGGGCCTGTTCGGGCGTGGCTCagcccctcccccaccccccctcccccccctctGACGTCAGGGAAATTCCCTGCAACCGGGCGCGTCCCGCGCGGCGCCGCCGGGTTATTTTGGGAAACAAACAGGGGGGAGGGGCGGCCGCTGGGGccccatcccccccccccgtgcccctcccccacccccccgtgcccctcccccccccgtGACTCACCCCGTAATCCCCTAATTACCGGTGacgccccagccccggggcgggggggggaccggattctccccctccccgcggcgACGCCCGagccccgggggggtcccgTGGGGGGTCCCGTGGGCTGCGGAGGGTCCCcaaccccccacccctccccccaCTGTGGGTCCCTCCCTCCCCGTGGGGACCCAGCCCCCCACCGAGGCGTCTGGCTTCCCGCCCCCCGGTTTTGGGGACCCTCCCCCCGGTTTTGGGGACCCTCCCCCGGTTTTGGGGAACCCCCCCGGGGTTTGGGGACCCCTCCCGGTTTTGGGGACCCCCCGGGGgttttggggacccccccccgggggTTTCGGGGGTCTCTGCGGTGTGGAAGAACCTGCGGGTCCCGGTGAGCTCGGCCATGCACGCGGGACCCAGGCAGGGCTCCACCacggggggggtttggggggtcccgggggggtcccagggggtttttggggggtcCCAGAGGGTTTtaggggggtcccagggggggtTAGAGGAGTCCCAGAGAGTTTTGGGGGGGTCCCAGAGGGTTTAGTGGGGTCTCAGGAGGGTTTATGGGGGTCCCAGGGAGGTTTAGGGGGTCCCAGGGAGTTTTTGGGGGGTCCCAGAGGGTTTAGGGGGTCCCAGGGCAGCTTATGGGGGTCCCAGAGGGTTTAAGAGGGTCCCAGGGGGGTTTAGGGGGGTCTTGGGGGTTTAGGAGGATCCCAGGGGGGTCCCAGAAAGTTTTAGAGGGGTCCCAGGGGAGTTTAGAGGAGTCCCAGAGagttttggggggggtcccagaggGTTTAGCGGGGTCTCagaggggttttgggggttcCAGGGCAGTTTATGGGGGTCCCAGAGGATTTtaggggggtctggggggttTAGGGGTGTCCCAGGGGTGGTTTTGAGGGGTCCCAGCGGGTTTAAGGGGGTCCCAGGGCAGTTTAGAGGCATCCCAGAGGGTTTTTGGGGGGTCAcagagggttttttgggggtctCGGGGGGTTAGGGGGGGTCCTAGAGAGTTTTGGGGGGTCCCAGAGGGTTTAGAGGGATTccaggggggtcccaggggggttttgggggagtttagaggggtcccaggggggttTAGAGGGGTCTCGTGGTGGTTAGGGGGGTCCCAGGGAGGTCCCAGAGGGTTTAGGGGGTCCCAGAGGGTTTAGGCGGATTccaggggggtcccagggggatTTTGAGGGGTCCCATAGAGTTTTTGGGGGTCTCGGGGGTTTAGGAGGGTTCCAgggaggttttgggggggtttagAGGGGTCCCAGAGAGTTTAGGGGGATTCcagggggtcccaggggggttTAGGGGGGGTCCCAGAGGGTTTAGGAGGGTTccaggggggtcccaggggggttttgggggtctCAGGGGTTTAGGAGGGTTCCAGGGGTGCCccaggggggttttgggggtctCAGGGGTTTAGGAGGGTTccaggggggtcccaggggggttTAGGGAGGTCCTAGAGGGTTTAGAGGGGTCCCAGAAGGTTTAGGGGGGTTCCAGGGGGGTCCCAGAAGGTTTAGGGGGGTTccaggggggtcccagggggttTAGGTGCCCCCCCCAGGGTGGCATTCCGGGCGCGCGGGGCCAGACTCCTGTTCCTGCTGAACTGAGCCAGTTTAACCAAAGCAACTGCGTATCAGCTCAGTAGGCACGGGAGGCTgggccgggggggtcccgggggggtcctggggggtccTGGCACCCTTGGGTGGGGGTCCGGCATCCGGGGAGGGTCCCCAAGCGTCGTcaagggtggggggggggtcccaagCGCGAAGGGGGGGAGCGGAACTTAGCCACTGTGAACACGACGCGGTGCCAACTCTGTTCACAGGTGGGCTAAgccctgcccccccaccccccaaaccccccccccccagcacccacccgtgaccccccccgcacccacccacccacccacccgcGGGGGTCCCGGCGCCCCGCGCTGCGGGGGCTGGCGCCCGTTGGAAATCCCTGGCAATGTGATTTTGGGTGCAAAAAGGTCAAAAAATCGCATCGCCAGGAACCCccgcgggcggcagcggggtggggggggggcgccggggtgggggtgggggtgttggggtggggggtgaccCCCCCCACACTCATTGGGGACGGGGACGGTCCTTCGGTGCGGCCGTCGGGGCCGGGAAGcgcctggggagaggagggtgggGGTGAGGTGGGGGGGTCCTTGTGccaccccagggtggggggcacccaggtggGGTCACatcagggacccccccccaatgtcagagggacctgggggggtccctgtgccaCTCTGGGTGGGGGGTACCAGGGTCAGGGACCTCCCCCCAATGCCAGCAGGacctgggggggtccctgtgccaccccagggtggggggtACCTGGgtcagggacccccccccccaatgtCAGAGGGATCTGGGGGGGTCTCTGTGccaccccagggtggggggtACCCGGgtcagggacccccccccaatgCCAGCAGGacctggggggggtccctgtgccaCCCAGGGTGGGGGATACCCAGgtcagggacccccccccaatgTCACAGGGatctgggggggtccctgtgccaCTCTGGGTGGGGGGTACCCAGgtcagggaccccccccaacaCCACCAGGGTCACCGACACCCCCCGCGGTGGCGGCTGGGTGGGCAAAGGTGTCCCCAGGTGCCACCACGTGTGTCCCCGCGGCGCTCGGTGGCCACCGGGTCCCGTGTGGCACCGGCGAAGCCGCCCCCGTGTCCGCCAGCGCCGCCAGGGGCCACCAGCACCGGCGACGTCACCGCGTCCCCCCCGGACCGACGGGTGGCACCGGGACCTCGGTGACCCCCCGGACCCCTGGATGTGGCCATGGGTGGCCGTGGGTGGCCGTGGGGCTCAGTGTCCTCGTGGACGCAGGTGTTGGGGCTCCTGGGGTGGCTGTGGGTGGCCATGGGGCTCGGTGTCCCCCAGTACCCCTGGATGTGGCCGTGGGGTGGCCATAGGGAGCCGTGGGGTGGCCATGGGGTGGCCATGAGGTGGCACTGGGACCTCAGTGTCCCCCAGTACTCCTGGATGTGGCCACGGGATGGCCATGGGGTGGCCACTGGGCAGACAGGGACCTCAGTGACCCCCAGGACCACTGGATGTGGCCATGGGGTGGCCGTGGGTGGCCATGGGGCTCGGTGTCCCCCAGTACCCCTGGATGTGGCCGTGGGATGGCCATGGGGAGCCATGGGGTGGCCGTGGGGTGGCCGTGGGTCTCGGTGTCCCCGTGGCCGCGGGTGTCGGGGCTCCTGGGGTGGCCGTGGGGTGGCCATGGGGCAGACAGGGACCTCAGTGTCCCCCAGCACGCCTAGATGTGGCCGTGGGTGGCCATGGGGTGGCCGTTGGTGGCCATAGGGTGGCCATGGGGCTCGGT from Nyctibius grandis isolate bNycGra1 unplaced genomic scaffold, bNycGra1.pri scaffold_123_arrow_ctg1, whole genome shotgun sequence harbors:
- the CUNH19orf53 gene encoding leydig cell tumor 10 kDa protein homolog, which translates into the protein MAQGTPKAAAKRPGRAAAAAETRARGPRKGGRTIAPKKLRVIQQQKLKKRLEVGIRMKIEHEAVQRASTGLPKKLALVAAPSPPHHRHPPPEG